A portion of the Stigmatopora argus isolate UIUO_Sarg chromosome 15, RoL_Sarg_1.0, whole genome shotgun sequence genome contains these proteins:
- the htr1d gene encoding 5-hydroxytryptamine receptor 1D, which produces MEMYNSSLDYSNSNTTETPDPTDASPYWSEAWVLGFQISLSVLLSLVTFATVLSNAFVIATIFLTRKLHTPANFLIGSLAVTDLLVSILVMPISIVYTVSKTWSLGQIVCDIWLSSDITFCTASILHLCVIALDRYWAITAALEYTKRRTVRRAGIMVGVVWVISISISIPPLFWRQAKAHEELTECLVNTDQISYTLYSTFGAFYVPTVLLIILYGRIYVAARSRIFKMPTSSGKRFTTAQLIQTSAGSSLCSLNSSSNQEGQLQEGHLHSGTGGSPLFVNSVKVKLADSVLERKRLCAARERKATKTLGIILGAFIVCWLPFFVGTLVTAICKECWFHPVLFDVFTWLGYLNSLINPVIYTVFNDEFKQAFQKLMKLRRFS; this is translated from the coding sequence ATGGAGATGTACAACAGCTCCCTGGACTACTCCAACAGCAACACAACAGAGACTCCTGACCCTACCGACGCGTCTCCCTATTGGAGCGAGGCCTGGGTTTTGGGATTCCAGATCTCCTTGTCGGTGCTCCTTAGCTTGGTGACCTTCGCCACGGTGCTGTCCAACGCCTTTGTCATCGCCACTATCTTTCTGACGAGGAAACTGCACACGCCCGCCAACTTCCTAATCGGCTCGCTGGCCGTCACCGACCTACTGGTATCCATCTTGGTGATGCCCATTAGTATCGTGTACACGGTGAGCAAGACCTGGTCGCTGGGGCAGATTGTGTGCGACATCTGGTTGTCGTCTGACATCACCTTCTGCACGGCGTCCATCCTCCACCTGTGCGTCATCGCCTTGGACCGCTACTGGGCCATCACGGCTGCGCTGGAGTATACCAAACGCCGCACCGTGCGCCGAGCCGGGATCATGGTCGGCGTAGTGTGGGTGATTTCCATATCGATTTCCATTCCTCCGCTCTTCTGGCGACAGGCCAAAGCCCACGAGGAGCTGACGGAATGCTTGGTGAATACAGATCAGATATCGTACACCCTCTACTCCACGTTTGGGGCCTTCTACGTACCCACGGTGCTTCTCATCATCCTCTACGGACGAATTTACGTCGCGGCGCGTTCCCGCATCTTTAAGATGCCGACATCATCCGGGAAGCGCTTCACCACGGCGCAGCTCATTCAGACCTCGGCGGGATCTTCCCTGTGTTCTCTCAATTCCTCGTCCAATCAGGAAGGGCAGCTCCAGGAAGGACACCTCCACTCAGGAACGGGCGGTTCACCTCTCTTCGTGAACAGCGTGAAGGTGAAGCTGGCCGACAGTGTTCTGGAAAGGAAGCGGCTGTGCGCGGCGCGCGAGAGGAAAGCCACCAAGACGCTGGGCATCATCTTGGGCGCTTTCATCGTGTGCTGGCTGCCCTTCTTCGTAGGCACGCTGGTCACAGCCATCTGCAAAGAGTGCTGGTTTCACCCGGTGCTCTTTGATGTCTTCACCTGGCTGGGATACCTCAACTCACTCATCAACCCGGTGATCTACACCGTGTTCAATGACGAGTTCAAGCAGGCCTTCCAGAAACTCATGAAGCTCCGACGCTTCTCGTGA